Genomic DNA from Magnolia sinica isolate HGM2019 chromosome 4, MsV1, whole genome shotgun sequence:
TTTGCAATTTGGAATCtcatgcattccaaatacaagcaacTAAAAGAGCACTTAATTTTTGGGGGAGATGATGGCATGCACACTATGAGTTTGATCCGTTTGGGTCTACTTGcaatgtggaatccaaaccgtgcatttgcGGTGGGACACAAGGAACAGTGAACATCACGCCCACATCCGATTCATCCTGATTGAGTGCACCTGATGAGTTTTGactgggttggatggaatataaacaataCCTTGTACCACACATTCCATCTGGAAATTTCTATTTGCAGGCATCGTCCTCCCCGGTGTGCCCCATTGATCCCTTTGGGAGGGCCCACCCGAGTTATGGATGAGGCTGGACCTTAGAATGCAAACCTATCATGGGGGACGGtgaatttctcacgaacatcatggtgggcctcaaatctTCGGCCTACAGGATCTTCCTGCTGGCAGGGGACAGGCAAATAGCTCCACTTCGTCCATAAGGTGAGAGCAATTCCGTTCCCAGACTCCCAGTACGTACAAAAGACCTGCCTGACAAAAAACTCGGATAGGCCACACCGAAGGATTTTCAGACTAACACAATGGTTTTCAATCCATTGTTTTAGCATGCCTAATGAGTGGACTAAGACCAGCATGGTTTGCCccggcgcggattgggtactaccccaaccAGGACTTAGCCAGAGACGGACGGTCATGTCAAGGattctgtgaggtccaccgtgatctaTATATTGGATTGAACTTCTTAGCGCCCACCGTGATGTCGAtttccatccaaattgttcatatagtcacatagacctgtatgaagagaatacataaatattagcttgattcaaaactaatACGGCATccgggaagttttcaacagcaGGCTTTAAATCCTCACTGGTTCATCCGCGCCCGGTTTTCGccccgcctgttccgagctcgggacagggaGAGGCGCCGACGGCCACTGAGGGGGCACCGTGGttcatgagttttatccacaccgtccatccatatttccatatcattttagattatgaagtCAAAAATAACGAATGTCCAATGCCccaatggaccacacagtgggaattaaattcctaccgttgaaaatttcttagggaccacagaagttttggatcaagacaatatttgttttttcgctcCATACAATTGCATATGACCATATTAACAGGTTCAATGGAAAATAATTGACAAGGtagaccctaagaatgtttcaaTAATGGGAGTCCTAAGTAacgttgcttcctgtggtgtggtctacttgagccttagatttgccttatttttggtttacccatctaaaatgatatggaaatatggatggacggtgtggataaaactcataaatcacagTGGTCCATCATTGGCCCTCAGAGCCTCTGCCTGTCCCGAGCTTGGAACaggcaggggtagtacctaatccgcgccccagctaaccttcaggtgggccccaccttttgcaGGACTCGGGTGTCCTCCACACGTAGCCACTAGCCCGTTAACAGGAAACAATATGCTGCACGTGAAAGATTCAGATGAGGAATTACAAGCTCTCACACATCAGCAACCATCCAATAGAGTTTGCGTGGGGCTACGGTTCCATTATCTAAAGATTAATCTCATAGGCCCCTTAGCGAGTGGGGAATGTCCCAGAAATCATCCAGATCCAAAGACACTGGCCTACAACAGTCCACATCCAACAGAGAACTGAAGTATCAACGGGTCAGGATCTTCCCATTTCAGGCAATCTCATCGATAGTGGTATTCATAGGTCAGGGTCACCcaacgatgggccccacacaaaaggAATACTGCACGCTCAAGGAAAATACCTGCGTGTTGACGAGTAGCGCACATAATTCTATAACTATCGGACAGTGGAACTTCAAACCTTATTTCATAGAAAAAGCTAAAAAACACCCAAGTCTCAGACACACTATAACAAAATCACGAACGAAAGTCATATGCCACACACGTAAAAGCCTTATTCCTGCATCGAAACCAGAAGGGCCGTGCAGAGAAAATGGCCAAAGGATGACAACGTTGCTTCGACAACACACAGACACGCAGATATATATGCATATGCTGGATCAAACATACGGACATACTATATACCAGATAGTAGGATAAAGGCCTACCAGCCGTCTCGAAGCATCCACTGAGAAACAAGACATTTCAGGTGCTACCATGTCCAACCAAGGCGAGAAGCATATCCTCAAAGTCACCCGAAGTGTCCTTGATAATGGCGCGATCAAGCTGAATGCTGGTCCTTTTGTAGTATACTTCTTTTATCACCTTCAAATCCACTTCTGCCCTCGTGGTAATGACCCTAGTAAGAGCCCCCTCGTCTGTTCCTGTCTTGTTGATCGCCAATCGAAGAAccttctcaaaatatttttcaggACATGTGAAGCACCGGATCACGGCTCTCAGTGCTGCAAGGAAGTCATCTTTCGGATCCGCCTTTAAGTCCTGTATTGGGCGTATTGAACTTGCAGTCAACAATCTTATAAAAACTAAAATTAAACAGGCATTAAGtacctgtttggatgcaccattcatTTGACTTGCAACAAACACCAGCCTAAGGCTACGCATTCAGGAGGTTGGGGTACACACCTTGTTGATTTCATTTCCATATGCAGTGTGGTAATGATTGAGTGTTGCACTGAGTTGTGCTTTGCTCCGTGTGGTCAGGATCCTGATGATTTCCTCATGATTGTAAGCCTTCTCCGCAATCTTTTCGTGCAGCATCTTGGCTTCCGATTTTGCCACGGTCATGTTAACCTCTACTCCCTCATAACGATAAGCACTTACAAGAGGCACCAAAAGCTGCAGTATGGTTTACTTAGCATTAGTTAAATGCATACACCATCTTGTAGGGGAAAGAGAAGGTAAAAGGAAATGGCCACATTAAGTGGAGTTACGTGTGGCATGATCAAAATCGCCTACCATATACCAGCTTTATTTTCTCAGTAACAGGCATTAT
This window encodes:
- the LOC131242264 gene encoding annexin Gh1-like, whose protein sequence is MSTLTFPASIPSPNEDAEQLRKAFTGWGTNEKLIISILGHRNAAQRKLIRQAYCETYGEELLKALEKELTSDFERVVLLWTLDPAERDALLANEATRKWHSSNRVLIEIACTRSSKELLIVREAYHARYKRSLEEDVAAHTVGDFRKLLVPLVSAYRYEGVEVNMTVAKSEAKMLHEKIAEKAYNHEEIIRILTTRSKAQLSATLNHYHTAYGNEINKDLKADPKDDFLAALRAVIRCFTCPEKYFEKVLRLAINKTGTDEGALTRVITTRAEVDLKVIKEVYYKRTSIQLDRAIIKDTSGDFEDMLLALVGHGST